CCAGGAAAGCGCGCCTGGAGCTCCAGCCAGTCCGGGTGACCCCAGTTGCGCCGGTAGCGCCCATGGTACAGCGCGAGGACCTCGTCGTGGGTGCACTCCAGCAGGCTCTCGCGGCCCGGGGGGGCGACCGTCTTGAAGTACTCCGGGTCGAACAGCGACTGACTCTCGGGAAAGTCCGCGTAGAGCTGGTCTCCCACCCACAGCACGAACTTGACGTCGCAGCGCTCCCACGCCACACGCGCGACGCGCAGCATCCGCAGCCCCATCTCGTGCATCTCGCCCTTGTCGTCGAAGGGCTGGTGGCAGCTCGCCACGCCGAGGCAGAAGCGCCGGGGCATCTGCGAGGGCCTGGAGGGGAGCGTCTCGAAGCAACCCTCACCCACGAGCACGCCATCCGCCCGGCTGATGCGGTAGCCGTAGCGCGTGACCGGCTCGAGGGGCCGGGCCCCGGCGATGTCGTCCGGGTAGGCGAAGGCATGGGTGTGGTCGCTGTGTGCGCGGTCGCCCATGTCGAAGGCGTAGGTGACGCGCTCGGAGCGCACTGCGTCCAGCCAGAGCTCGAGCCGGTGCGCTCCCCCTCCAGGCGAGCGCATCCAGAGTCGCACACCACGCGGGCTCACGCGGCCCACCGCCACGGCGCGCTCCATCACGGGGAGTTCGGTCCGCATGGATCCAGAGTGGGGATGCCCGAGGCTGCCGGCCAGCAGCCCCTTGCCCTACTCCAAGCTACGTCCCGGCGGCACCGGCGACCCTGGAGCAGGCCACCTGGCAAGGGCTGGGCTCCTCCCTCGCCTCCTGAGCCAGGCCCAGGTTGCTTCACCGAAGGCGGCTCCCAGCGGCGCGGCTCAGCAGAACTGGATGAAAGGTGTGTCAACGACTTCCAACGCAATGGAGCCGCTTCCCTGGGGCCAAGGCCTGGCCTGGGAGATTTCCCCTACCGAGGCCTCTTCAGGAACTCCAGGATCGTTCCATTCACGCGCTCCGCCCAGGGCGACGTAGGATTCCTCGACCCACTCGTCGACCATCCGTTGGCTGGCCTCATCCCCGCGCACGAGGTCCTCTGAACAGCTCATCCAGCCAACGCGCATGGTCCTCCGGACTCTCGATGCAGCGTCCATGTCGGGGAGGGGAAGCGAGGCGCCAGACACGCGGTCCGGCGCCCTGCCTCCTCCCTCGATACCTCGCCGCTACTGGCAGGCGATGCCGGGCAGGCCCCGGTACGCGCCCTGCGAGGTCCACCGCGTGTAGGGCGTACCGCACGAGCCCGCGTACGGGTCATCGATGCCGTAGTTCGGCACCCAGTACTCGAAGTGCAGGTGCGGCCCCGTGGAGGCCCCGGACGAGCCCGCCCGCGCAATCCAATACGCGCAGGCAAGGGACGTGTTCCGGGCGAACTGCTGCGTGTACTTCATCAGGTGCCAGTACTTGGTCTTCGTGCCATCCGCGTGCCGCATGATGATGTAGTTGGCCGTGTAGAGGCCGCAGGCGGCGTACGGGTTGGCCTGGTCCCAGTAGTTGCACCGGTCGAAGTACCCATCCACCGAGGACTCGATGACGCCCGCGGCGGCGTTCATCACCCACACGCCGTAGTCCATCTTGCTGAACCCGCCCACCAGGGCGTAGTCCGTGCCCGTGTGGCCGGAGTAGCGCACGCCTCCACACGCGTAGTCCCGGCCACCGTAATCCTTGTACGCGCTCACCGTGCAGCCACCGTTGCCACACTGGTCCCCGAGCTGCGACATGGGGAAGCGGAACATCGTCTGCGCCGAGGAGACCCCCGGCAGCGCCACCAGCGCGAAGAGCAGCGTCGCGGCGAGCTTCTTCATCGTGTTCATCACTTCTCACCTCCCACATCCGGAGCCGCCTGGCCCGTGCGCACGTTGATCTTCCAGAACTCGCCGCCGCCCGCGTTGTAGCGGAGCACGTCGTCGCTCACCCACTCCATGTGGTGGCTCGAGACGGGCGGAGGGACGAAGCCCTCCGGAGCGCCCCCGAACAGCATGTGGCTCTCCAGCCCGATGTTGGTGAGCTGCTTGGGCTCGGCGCCATCCACCGTCGTGACGAAGAACGACGCCACGCTGGTGCGGCCGGACACGAAGACCACCGTCTTGCCATCCGGCGAGATGCTGGGCGTCGCGTCGATTCCGGGCCCATCCGCCAGCACCTTCACGCGGCCTTTCAGATCGATGATGCCCACGGACGTCTCGTGTCCCTCGCCGTCACCCACCAGCGTGGCCACCAGGGCGTCACCCTTCGCCGTCGGGAACAGATCTCCGCCCACCTTCTGGGCCAGCAGCCGCTCGCGGCCGTTGGACTCGCGCAGGCGCAGGTTGCCCTGCCCATCCAGCAGCGCCACGTTCTGCCCCACCGCACGCGCCTCACGGTACTTGAACTCGCGATCCACCACGCGCACCGCGCCGGTCGACTCGTCATACTGGGCGATGGCCAGCAGCGGCACGTCGTCCGTCGCCAGTGGCTGCTCCGGAATCTCGGCGATGATACCCACCATCATGTTTCGGCCTTGACCGAAGAGGTGGACGAACCGGGCCTTGGGTCCGAACTCCTTCTCGACGGCGGGGACGATGCGCTCACGCGCCTTCTCGACACGGCGAAGGTCCGACGGGTTCATGCGACCCGCCGCCGACGCGCTGGTCGCGGCCAGTGTCAATGCCGCAATGGAGAAAAATAGCTTTTTCATCGGACTCCCGGGGAAGGGGGGGTTACCAGGACTGGCACAACGGGCACTTCCTCCTAAAGACGGAGAAAATTGGCGCGCGTCTCACGCGGGCCGAAAAAATCATGCTGGCAAATTTTTCGCGTGAAGGTGCGTGTCGGCATGCTCCCGGCCCACGCGCCGATGCATGCGCTCATGAGCCCCCTCGGGAGAGCCAGAGCGGATGAGCAGTGGCTGCGCCAGACTCAGCACCACGCCTGCTGGGGTGCTCCCCGTGCCGGGGCCACCTTCGGTCAGGCGCTCGAAGGGTCACTCCACCGGCCGGGTCGACTTCAACACGCGCTGGCCATCCACGAAGTAGACGAAGTCCTCGGCGTCGACGTGGATGAAGGGCTGCCCCACGAAGAGGTTGGGGACCGTCGCCCCGTCCATTCGCGGCGCCCCGAAGGGCTTCCACTCCTCGTGCGAGCGCTCCCAGAACAGGATGGCTTCGTCCGCCGAGTCGTCCTTGATGGTCAGCAGGTTGCCACGGCTCGTCGCGGCCAGCGGCACGCGGTCCTTGACGCCCTGCCAGGTGCGGCCCTGGTCCTCCGAGCTCGCGGCGAAGGAGTCCACGGCCCGGCAGCCGGACAGATCCGATACGAAGCCCCACAGCCGACCGCTCGGGTCCGCGGTGGTCACCTCCGGCTGGTATCGGGGGCTCACCGGCGACTGCTCGGGGTTCTGGATGATCTGCGCGGTGACCGGCTGCCAGCTCGCGCCCTCGTCGCGGCTCTCCAGCAGCGCGCGCCGGTCGCAGCCGGCGTTGTCCGAGCCGCTCACGAACAACCGCCCCGGCGTCTCCACCAGCGCCTTGACGGTGACCGAGTTGGTGCTCGTGTTCGACATCCGGACCGGCTCGCTCCACGTGGCGCCCTCGTCTCGCGAGAAGCGCAGGCCCAGGTGGTGCGCGAGCGCCAGCCGCCCATCCCGCAGCCGCTGCAAGAAGTACGTGTTGTCGAAGAAGTGCTCCACCCTCCACTCGACGTCGCCCGGGGTGTAGGTGATGACGCCCTGGTTCCAGAGCCCCGTGTAGCGCCCACCGCCCTGGGGGAAGGCCCGCCGCAGGTTCGTCGGCGCCACCGAGGCTCCCTGGTGGGGATTCAGGATGTGGAGCGCCGTGTCCGGCGCGGCCCCGACGAAGTTGCTGAGCAGATCCATGTGGAAGTAGTACTCGCCGCCCCGGAAGAAGAGCGTCCCCAGGGATTGCCGGAACCCGTAGCGCTCGAGCGTGAAGTCCTGCTGGTAGCTGCGCCCCTCGTCGGTGGAGCGGTAGGCCAGGTCCCGGAAGTGCAGCTCGCCGGGGACGGGCTCCTCCATCTTGATCATCGAGGACCGGTTCGCCAGGCCGCCCGGCATCGGTGCGCCCACCCAGCTCGCCCCTCCGTCGCGCGAGACGAAGGCCGTGTTCTGCGTGCGCGCGAAGAGGGTGCCCGCCCGCGTCACGAACAGGTCCACGCCGCTCCAGTCGATCGAGCCCTGCTCGCTCTGCAGCACCGGCACCTGCTGCCAGGACTGGCCGTCGTCCCGGGACACCTGGAGCCCGAAGTACGAGGCCACGTAGATCGCTCCGTCCGCGCCAAAGTGCACCGAGGGCCGGTACGTGCGGTAGCTGAACGGCAGGCTCGGCAGCTCCACCTCGGGCCAGGGCGCGTCCTGGGTGAAGTCCCGGCGGCGCCCCAGCCACACCCGGGCCTTCTCGTCTCCCGTCTGGCCCGTGCCGGCGTCCACCTCCTGCCGCACGGTGAACACGGTGCCATCCTCGCGATACCCCCACGCGCTCCAGGCCGGCTCGCCGTTGAGGTAGTAGATGATGTCCTTGTCCAGCTCGATATAGGCCAGGCCGTGCTTGCCGGTGAGGGCGAGGCCCGCCGTCGGCGTGACGAAGACCCACTTCTGGATGGACCCGAGCGCCGCGGCGTTGATCTCCTTCCAGGTGCGGCGCTTGTCGAACGAGACGAACACGTTGACGGTGTCCAGGTAGACGCTGTCGCCCATCGCCTCCACCTGCTGGAGCACCCGCGGATCGCCTCCCTCGACCGGAGGCGTGGCGAACTCGAGCGGAAACCCCTCGCCATCCGCGACGACCACCTCATCGGGATCCCTCTGGGTGGGACAGGCGGACAGGAGGACGAGCGCCCCCAGCAGGGCGGCGAGACGACGGCAGACGGGCATCGGGGGACCTCCGGGGAGCACGACCCCTGGAGTATAGGCGCGGGATAGGAGCCCAGTTGCCTGCGCCACCTGAACGAACCGGCCGTTCGATTCCCGCCCCCCCCACCATTTGGTCCGTGGCCGCCCCGGTGGGATGATGGGCCTCCCGCCGATCGCGCGGTGTCCTCATGAAACACAAGCTCGTCGACTACTTCCGCCACATCGCGCATCTGTCGGACGAGGAAGCGCAGGCCATCCTGGACAGCATGGTGGTGAAGACCTATCCGAAGGGGACGCACCTGCTCATGGCGGGCCAGGTCTGCACCGAGGCCTACTTCGTCCTCCAGGGCTGCGTCCGCCAGTACTCCGTCGTCGACGGTGAAGAGCGGAGCCACGGGTTCTTCACCGAGGACGAATGGGTCCTCTCGGTTCACAGTATGGTGACCCAGACTCCGGCGGATCACTTCCTGGTCTGCGCGGAGGACACCACGGTGGTGGTGGGCACCGAGCAACGCGAGCAGGACTTGTATCGACGCTTCCCGCGCTTCGAGACCATCTCCCGGATGGCGATGCAGAAGGTCCTGGCGGAACAGCAGGAGCGGTTCGCCTCCTACCTCACCGATGGTCCGGAGCAGAGGTACCTCAAGCTCTCGAAGACGCGGCCGGACATCTTCCAGCGGATTCCGCAGTACCAGCTGGCCAGCTACATCGGCGTGAAGCCCGAGTCGCTGAGCCGGATCCGAAAGCGCATCGCCACGCGCGGCAAGCCGGCTACGCCGCGACGGAAGGCGTGACCGTCCGGAACCCCTTGGCGATGAGCCAGCCGCCGAGGAACACCTCGAACAGGCCCCCGGGCGCGGAGAAGAGGATGCCCCACGGCAGCCCGAAGAGCTCGAGCACGGACCCCAGCGCCAGAAACCCGTAGCCCACCGCGCCCACCAGCGGGAGCAACGAGGGCAGAAGCCGGGACCGGTACAGCGACAAGCAGAACGCCACGCTGCCGGCCCCCAGGATGATCATCGCGAGCTGGTATGCCCAGAAGTTTCCCTTCGAGAGAAGATTGAACAGGGTCACCCGCTCCGGCGTCGTCTGCCCTTGCGCGGATTCTCCGAGCTGCAGGATGGACAGAAGGAACACCACCCCGACGATGAGGAGCAGCGCCTCCATCACCCGCGTGCAGACGTACGCGACGGCGATGCCCGAGCTCCGCTCGCGGAGGATCGGAAAGAACAGCACGCCAATCCCGACGACGGTGATGGAGTTCAACAGGAGCAGCAGCGCGCCCCAGACGAACGGCGTCCTCTGACCGGCCACCGCGGCCAGGTGTTCCGGATCCTTCAGGACGGAGGTGATGAGCGCGGTGCCGATGCCGTAGGCGAAGAACGGCAGGAGAAAGAGAATCCCCAGGACGCGGGAGTGAAGGCGGGTGGTGTTCATCTCGAGGGTTCCAGAGCGTTCAGCGACGTTGTGGCCTCGAAAGTAGGAGAGGGGCGCCCTCGCCCGCATTGATGAGGGTTAATAAATGCGAGCCGCGCTCCGCTCGCCGCCGAAGCGCCGGGACCCCCCAATCCGCTTTCGGCGCGCATCACGCGATCCGATATGATCCCTCCCTCCATGGACCAGACACCTCCGCCGAATCTCTCGCAGCAGCTCCTGGAGCACATCTCCAGCTACTGGATCTCCCAGGTCATCGGTGTGGTCGCGCGACTTCGCCTCGCGGACCTGCTCGCAAGCGGTCCTCTCTCGAGCGAGGCGCTGGCGCCGCGGGTCGGAGCCCACCCGGAGGGGCTGTATCGCCTGATGCGCGCGGGGGTGGTCGCGGGCCTCTTCACGCAGGTGCCTCCCCGCACATTCACGCTCACCCCGCTGGGGGCCTGCCTCCGTTCGGAGGTGCCCGGGTCGATGCGCGACATGGCCATCATGCAGACCGCCCCCGGCCATTGGCTGCCCTGGGGAGACCTCGTCACCGCCGTGCGGACGGGTCACTCCCCGGTCCGCCAGGTGCTGGGGACCGACCTCTGGGAGCACTACCAGAAGAACCCGGAGGAGGCCGCGCACTTCGACCGTGCGATGGGCAGCTTCTCCAGCTTCGTCGCCGCGGAAGTGGCACGCCTCCACGACTTCTCACCCTATGCCCGCGTGGCCGATGTGGGGGGGAGCCAGGGCGTGTTGCTCGCCACCGTGCTCCGTGCCCACCCCTCCTGCCGAGGCATCCTCTTCGATCTACCGCACGTCATCGACGGAGCCCGGGCCCATGTGGAGGCGGAGGGGTTGGGCCAGAGGATGGACCTGGTGGCGGGGAGCTTCTTCGAGCCCGTCATCCCCACCGCGGAGGCCTACCTCCTCAAGCACATCCTTCATGACTGGGACGACGCCTCGTCCACCTCCATCCTCCGGCAGATTCATCGCGCCGCACCGCCGGGAGCCCGGCTGCTCGTGGTGGAGATGGTGATGCCGGACGGGGAGCCTTCGCGCACGGCCCTCATCGACCTCAACATGTTCGTGGTCTCGGATGGACGCGAGCGCACGGCCCGCGAGTACGAGGTGCTGCTCGCCAGCACCGGCTGGGCGCTGGAGGGCATCACTCCCTCCCCGAGCGGCGTGAGCCTCATCGAGGCGCGCAAGCGCTGACCGGGCCCTGGCAGCCGTCGCGCGATTCGTGGCGAAACCGCCTCAGATGGTCGGCACGGGGGTGTTCACCACGGAGGGGAACGGGTTGGAGTTGAGAATCCGCCGGATGTCATCGGCGCTATTGGCCGCGGGGAGACTGTTGAGGATGGTCCCCATATTGTAGTGAGTACGGCGTCCAGCTCTCCCGAGGCTTCCGGGCCCTCAAGGTGTGGATGAGCCTCAAGGCATACGGGGCCGCGAAGTACGGCCGTCTCATCGAGCAGAACGTGGAGCAGGCCCACCTGCTCGGGCGCCGGGTGGACGCGGAGCCGGAGCTCCAACGTCTGGCGCCGGTGTCCCTCAACATCACGTGCTTCCGGTATGTCGGCCGGGGCGCTCCCGAGGCCCGGCTCGACGCGTGGAACCGCGAGCTGCTCTGCCGTCTGCACGAGTCCGGCGTGGCCGTGCCCTCCTATACGACGCTGGAGGGGCGCTACTGCCTGCGCGTCTGTTTCAACAACCATCGCACCCGCCGGGAGGACCTCGAGCTGTTCGTCCAGGAAGTGCTACGGCTCGGCCGGGAGATCGCCGGGGCGGAGGCGTGAGAGCGCCAGGTGGCTCGCCTCCCCAGCGACGACCCGCCAGCCGGTGCGGACGACAGTCCGTCGTGGCGGCGTCGGAGCTGAAATTCTCCGCGCTGCTCAGGCGTCTCCCTGCGTGCTCTCCATGGAAGATTCGTCCTCCAATTACCTGTCTCTCCTTTGTGCGGGCAGCGGTAACGACCAGCCCTCTCGCCAAGCCACGCATCCCCGCTCGCAGGAGGCCCTGGCGGACTTCGTCGACTCGGCGGCCCTGGGCCTGCATTGGGTCGCGCCCAATGGAACCATCCTGTGGGCGAACCAGGCGGACTACGAGCCGCTCGGCTACACGGCCGACGAGTACATCGGCCACAACATCACCGCCTTCCACGCGGACGCCGAGGTCATCTCGGACATCCTCCAACGGCTCACGCGGGGGGAGCGGCTCCTGGAGTACCCGGCGAGGCTGCGGTGCAAGGACGGCTCGGTGCGCGAGGTCTCCATCTCCTCGAGCGTCCGCTTCGACGAGACGGGGAAGTTCCTCCACACCCGGTGCTTCACGCGGGACGTGACCGAGCACGCCCGGGTCGCACGCGCGCTGCGTGCGAGCGAGGAGCGCTTCCGGATGCTGCTGGCGGGGGTGAAGGACTTCGCCATCTTCATGCTCGATGCGGGTGGCCGCGTGGAGACGTGGAACCAGGGCGCCGAGCGGCTCTACGGCCATACGATGGAGGAGCTCGTCGGGCAGCACGTCTCGACGCTCTACACGCCCGAGGACCTTCGGGCGGGCCGAGTGGACGAAGAGCTCGCGGCGACCAGCCATCACGGCCGGTACGAGTCCGAGTGCGAGCGCGTGCGCAAGGATGGGAGCCGCTTCTGGGCGCATGTCGTCACCACAGCGCTCCGGGACGAGGAGGGACGGCTGCGGGGCTTCGCCAAGGTGACGCGGGACGTGACGGAAAAGCGGAAGGCGGAGGAGGAGAAGGAGCGGCTGCTGCGCGAGCTCAAGGCGGCCGTCGCGGCCCGCGACGAGTTCCTGTCCATTGCCTCGCACGAGCTCAAGACCCCGCTCACCTCGGTGAAGCTGAACCTGCACGCCCTGGAGCACCGCGCGGAAAAGACGGTCGAGCAGACAGAGGGCGCGGGGAGCCGCAGGCTCGTGCGCATCCACGGGCAGATCGACCGGCTGGCGAAGCTCGTCAACAGCCTGCTGGATGTGTCCCGAATCACCGCCAACCGGCTCGACTTCCATCTGGAGGAAGTGGAACTCGGAGAAGTGCTCCAGGATGTGCTGGGGCAGTTCAAGGAGGAGCTGGACCGGGCGGGATGCGCGCTGCACCTGAGAACCGACGCGGGCGTCGTCGGCCGGTGGGACCGGCTCCGGGTGGATCAGATCATCAGCAACCTGCTCTCCAATGCCATCAAGTACGGGCCGGGCAAGCCCGTCGAGGTGGATCTGCAGCGGTTGGGCAAGAGCGCGCGCCTCGTCGTTCGGGACCATGGCATCGGCATCTCGGAGCGGGACCAGGAGCGCATCTTCGATCGATTCGAGCGGGCGGTGTCGATCCAGCACTATGGAGGCTTTGGCCTCGGGCTGTGGATCAGTCGGCAGATCGCCGAGGGCCTGGGAGGCAGCATCACCGTTCACAGCCAACCGGGGCTGGGCTCGACCTTCGTCGTCGAGCTCCCCTTGAGTGGGCTACCGGGCGGAGATTGATCTCGTCCGCGGTCTCAAGCGCGAGGAGGAGGCCAACCCTCGGCGGCTTTTATCTCCGCATGGGCGATGTTGAACTCTTTCAGGACCTCCAGCGCCCGACTGGAAACCTCCAATCGAAAATCCGGAGTGAGACAGAAATCGGCATTGCGGTCCTTACCAGTCATCTTGAGCCATCGGAACTCCGGCAGGGTGCGCCCAGGGTATAGCTCTTGGAACTCTGGCGATGTGCTCACTTCAACCTCGTCCAGGCTGAAACCCACCAGTCTTGCCTCTTCGAGTGCCTTCGCGAGAGCGGAAGAGACGAGAAAGCAGGGGAAGACTTTTAGCAGATCATCACCCAGCCATCCCTCGAAGCGATGATGGAAGTGAAACACCTCTGGAGGATGAACCGACGTATTCATGACCGTGTTGTCGCCTAGTTCTCCAGCGACTTCAGGATACAATACCCACCGCTCCGTGCTCATGGCGACCTCTGTTCAATCTAGAGTGGGGGCTCGAAAAGCGCACCAAACCGCCCATCCAGTTGCCGTGCAAAATCAAGCACATCCTGCTTCGTCGGAGTGGATGACTGAAGGAGGGGGTTGCTCGTTCGTTCGGGTCAACGCCATTCAGCTCCTCTTGTGCGCTTCTGTCCTGCGTGACCTGGTGGTACGCGAGGCGCATGCGTGATGGGTTCTTGAACACGACCTCCCTCCACATCACCCGGTGGGGCGACTCCGGCCCTCGGGTGGTCATGATCCATGGGAGCGCGCAGGGCAGCGCGGTGGGCGGCGACCGCCACTTCTCCGCTCAAGCGCGGCTGGCGGAGCGAGGCTGGCGGGTGATTGTCCCGGATCGGCCCGGACACGGCCGCAGTCCGGCGCCTGGCCGCCCCGATGACGCCGAGGCGGATGGTGCGTGGGTCGCCGAGCTGCTCGAGGACGGCGCGCACCTGGTGGGCCATTCCTTCGGCGGCTGTGTCGCCGTGGCGGCCGCCGCGAAGCGTCCCTCGGCGGTTCGCTCCCTGACGCTCATCGAGCCCGGCATGCAGATGATCGCCATGCGGGATTCGCGCGTGAGGCGACAGGTCCTGAGCCTCCTGCTGGCCAAGGTCCTCCCGGGTTCCGCCGCCACGCGCGCGGCTCGGTTCGGCAAGCTGATGCGGATCCCCCCCGACATCCGAGGCGGTACCTCGCCCGAGGAGCTGGAGCGGATGGGTCGGGGCCTCGCCCAGCTCCGGCTCCCCGCCAAGGAGATGCTCCAGCGGCAACTCGGCGACATCCAACGTGAGCGCATTCCCCTGTGGGTCGTGACGGGCGGTTGGAACCCCGGCATCGAGGCCACGGCGGACGCCGTCGCGGCGCTCGGCGGCGGTCGACGGCACGTCATCGCCTCGCCCCACCACTTCCCTCAGCTGGTCTCCGACGAGTTCAATGAGCTCCTCGTGACCTTCATGAAAGAGAGCGACGCGCGCCACACCTATTAGCCTGGCCCGCCCTCTTTCAGCGCACCGTGGCCGACAACCGGTGCTCAACCTCCAGCGGGACGCCGCGAGCTTCTGCTCGCGCTTCCTCTTCTTCTTCGCCCACGTGGCCCCGGACGCCCCTGAGGTCCACCGAAGCACCCGAGGCCGCGTTGTCCTCCCCCCTCGTCGGGGTTCCACCGCCTGAACGCACTGCCGACGACAGCCCCGGCTCCGAGATCCCCTCGGGCCGGGGTTTTTTCTTTCGAGCCTGTACCGGCTGCAGCCGCGCCCCGCATGAAGAGCCCCGGCGCCGCCTCCTGCGCCGCGCGCAGCTCCTTCGCGGGCTCCCGCGAGGGAGGGATATGCTTTCGACATGGGCCTGAGCTTCTTCTGGCTATCCCTCTGCATCCCCCACGAGCACTCCTCCGCAGTTGCCGCCAGCTTCGACGCAGCTGTGGCCACCTCGCCAGTGAGTCCGACCGCGCGCCAGGTACTCGACCGCTGGCGCGAGGCCCCAGGGTCCCTTTCTCCCGAGGCAATTCCCGATCCTGCCCATCCTGGCTCTTGGACGTACCCCGAAGGGACCAAGGAGTTCGAGGAGCTCTTCCGCCCGGAGGCGCTGAGTGCATTCGGGCAGCGATTCATCAAAACGGGCGCGGAGGCGAACGGCTGGGGCATCCAGCTCGGCGCGGACAATGGCAGCCTGCTCATTACCGACCGCATCCCAGCCGCCGCCGCCCTGTACTTCGGCTTGGGGGCAGAGCAGGCGGCACGCCTACCCGGCCACTTCGGCGCCCTCTTCGTGGCTCCGAGCGATGTTGGCGGACTTCTACCAGCCCTGGATGCCGTGCTCGAGCACCCCTCACCGGAGATGCTCGCGCGGGCCCGAAGGTGGCTGAATGGCGGGAACAATACCCGCGTCCGCCCCGAGGCCCTGTTCTCCTTCATCCCCAGCGCCCTCCGGAAAGCCCTGGCGCGGAAAGAAGGAGTGTTGCTGCTCACGGCCAAGGGCTGACGAGAAGGCCGCGTTCGTCCCGGAGACCATGCCCATCGGCGCGCAGGCAACCCGGCGTCAGCGTTTACACCCCGTCACCACGACCTTGATCTGCAGGCCCGCCTCTTCCAGTGCTGGCATCAGCGCGGCCTTGTGAACCTCAGTGCCAACCCCGACCCACCTCCGTCCAGCGCAGTCGCTGCTGCAGGGAATGCGCCTGGTACGCCTGCAGCGCGTCCTCGGGCCCTTGCGCGGGCAGGGCCCCTCTTTTCTCCAACAGCCGCAGCACCCGGTGCCGCACCACCTTCAGCAACTTCTCCACCTCTGCTTGCGTGGGCGGCGGCAACGCCTCGATGCGCACGCCGCCCTCCCACCGCACGAAGACGCCGTCCGGTACCAGCGAGCGCGAGGGTCACCCCAGGCCGCGTGGTGTTGAGGCTCAAGACAGCCAAGAGGCCCAAGCCCCTGCCACGCACCTGATGGGAGCGCGGCCTGGGCAGGCGTGTACCCCAAGGGGCTGCGCGGCCTGTCCTCCGGCTGGGAGCATCACTCGGGTGGCCCCGTCAGCGGCCCTCCTCGGCCCCCGCGCTCCAGCCCTCGCCCTCAATCCGCCTTCCCTCTTTCTCATGCTTCGGCCATCCCTCCGCGGGATTCCACCGGACGGACGGTTTCGCACTGCCATGTGTTGGAACACAAGGGCCTTGAGCTGGCCCCTGGGGCCACCCTTAGCATGCATTCAGGAGAAATTCGGTATGCGCGACCTGATTCGCAGTGGGCATTTCGCCCAGATAGCCCGCCTGACCCGCAAGGCACTGCGGGTGTACGCCGAGCAGGGGTTGCTCCGTCCGGTGCACACCGATCCCCTTTCGGGCTACCACTACTACAGCTTCAGCCAACTGGAAGACGCCCGCAGAATTACCCGTCTGAGGGACTTCAACATGTCTCTGGAGGACATCCGGGAATCCCTGAGAGCATGGCATGCACCCGAACTCTCCAGCCTGCTCCAACAGCAGCAGCGA
This is a stretch of genomic DNA from Archangium violaceum. It encodes these proteins:
- a CDS encoding alpha/beta fold hydrolase gives rise to the protein MNTTSLHITRWGDSGPRVVMIHGSAQGSAVGGDRHFSAQARLAERGWRVIVPDRPGHGRSPAPGRPDDAEADGAWVAELLEDGAHLVGHSFGGCVAVAAAAKRPSAVRSLTLIEPGMQMIAMRDSRVRRQVLSLLLAKVLPGSAATRAARFGKLMRIPPDIRGGTSPEELERMGRGLAQLRLPAKEMLQRQLGDIQRERIPLWVVTGGWNPGIEATADAVAALGGGRRHVIASPHHFPQLVSDEFNELLVTFMKESDARHTY